The Hyla sarda isolate aHylSar1 unplaced genomic scaffold, aHylSar1.hap1 scaffold_273, whole genome shotgun sequence genome includes a window with the following:
- the LOC130325651 gene encoding olfactory receptor 6B1-like has protein sequence MKTHEANSTAVTEFLILGFPALNGYKFPFFSIVLVMYCLTLCENLLIIFLVSTSQRLRSPMFFFLGHLALTDIFLVSNIVPKLLDVIIREGGAIPFVDCFAQFYFYGVSICAECFLLTAMSYDRYLAICRPLHYTSLMSVQLRYSLVLSSWGLGFILALMTFLLVFDLDFCGPNVINHFFCDFAPLVELACSDITGVSIEMPVLSTFLILSPFLFIIITYVYIFITIFGIPSTSGRQKSFSTCSSHLVVVSVYYGSMLIIYMVPYRGHSLSINKFLSLVYIVLTPLLNPVIYSLRNQEIQASVRKHLKVRGHKGLL, from the coding sequence ATGAAGACCCATGAAGCCAACTCCACAGCGGTCACGGAGTTCCTTATCCTGGGGTTCCCGGCCCTGAATGGTTACAAGTTCCCTTTCTTCTCTATTGTTCTCGTCATGTATTGTCTGACTCTATGTGAGAACCTCTTGATCATTTTCCTGGTGTCCACAAGCCAACGTCTACGGTCACCAATGTTTTTCTTCCTTGGACATTTGGCGTTGACAGACATCTTCCTTGTTTCAAATATTGTCCCTAAGCTCCTGGACGTTATCATAAGGGAAGGGGGCGCTATACCTTTTGTTGACTGTTTTGCACAGTTTTACTTCTATGGGGTATCGATCTGTGCGGAGTGTTTCTTGCTCACAGCCATGTCCTATGACCGGTACTTGGCCATCTGTAGACCTCTACATTATACGTCACTGATGAGCGTCCAGCTTAGATACAGCCTGGTCCTCTCCTCCTGGGGACTCGGCTTTATATTGGCCCTCATgacatttttacttgtgtttgactTAGACTTCTGTGGGCCGAATGTTATTAACCATTTCTTCTGTGACTTTGCTCCTCTTGTAGAACTCGCTTGTTCAGATATAACAGGTGTCAGTATTGAAATGCCCGTCCTCTCTACCTTCCTAATTTTGTCACCTttcttatttattattatcaCTTATGTTTATATCTTTATCACTATTTTTGGAATTCCCTCCACCTCTGGCCGACAAAAATCTTTCTCTACCTGTAGCTCTCACTTGGTGGTGGTTTCCGTCTATTATGGGTCCATGCTCATCATCTACATGGTCCCGTACAGAGGACACTCCCTGAGTATTAATAAGTTCCTATCCCTGGTCTACATTGTCCTCACCCCCCTCCTGAACCCTGTGATCTACAGTCTAAGGAACCAGGAGATTCAGGCCTCTGTGAggaaacatctgaaggtccgtggTCATAAAGGTCTCTTGTAG